In Rhodococcus sp. OK302, one genomic interval encodes:
- a CDS encoding DUF2254 domain-containing protein: protein MKAWFVESVVDTGRLPLFFLLVSFLLAFLFIRFSVRMIRAEVSWWPGNVTPGGMHIHHMVFGLIMMLVSGFAFIALADYQTPVANCVLASVFGIGSALVLDEYALVLHLRDVYWAEEGRSSIDAVFVAIAIVLLFLFGVHPIGFAGDFNPYEQDRSIGTLIGIIITILIALAIAMITLLKGKLWTGLIGLFFPPLLIVGAIRLSRPGAPWARSRYRDKPAKMSRAIAREQRVRQPLIRAKIRLQESVSGSFGLPEADPVKLDALKPELSLALPLQPPIATPIETPKWRISDALRWRRTRRRLRTVPVWRLPVLLVVAAFFLADTLIDVDSTLFDGFGSDSNEYAVDPGATATLLSVIAGGMITLTGLVFTAITLAMQFGASQISVRVVPLLAQQRVMRWSIGMFLATFVYSIIVALDLALNTQHSAPQISTYTALFLAIVSAILFIALVAKVGSILNSSQLLRWIASEGRRAIVRAYPLYNEFSTEATSGPALQAADTLVPVDESRELLVIRLRHLSPDGRVLLAINLPRLQRLSSIWGVSIEVVPGIGEFVAQNAPIFEVRGNSSNVRPESLTSCLLFGDTHSPVAGPAAAIQSIVDISLKALSPAINDPGRAVQALDYIEDLLVILAPRVRADTATSTLSRIRGQQRTWTDYVSIATDEIRHFSTNSAQVQRRLRAVFTTLIAACPPDQHAPLLERLDAMDQQLTREWTGDLDIRLAGAADPQGLGSEAGSSGRVHPLIVGRPDAR, encoded by the coding sequence GTGAAGGCATGGTTCGTGGAATCCGTCGTCGATACCGGCCGACTACCGCTGTTTTTCCTGCTTGTCTCGTTTCTGCTGGCCTTTCTATTCATCAGATTCAGCGTCCGCATGATCCGCGCCGAAGTTTCGTGGTGGCCGGGCAACGTCACGCCCGGCGGCATGCACATCCATCACATGGTTTTCGGCCTGATCATGATGCTCGTATCCGGATTCGCGTTCATCGCGCTGGCCGATTATCAGACACCGGTGGCAAACTGTGTCCTCGCGTCGGTGTTCGGCATCGGAAGTGCACTCGTTCTCGACGAATACGCCCTGGTCCTTCATCTGCGCGACGTCTACTGGGCGGAAGAAGGTCGTTCATCGATCGATGCGGTGTTCGTGGCGATCGCCATCGTGCTTCTGTTCCTCTTCGGAGTCCATCCGATCGGATTTGCCGGCGATTTCAATCCGTACGAACAAGATCGCAGTATCGGGACCCTCATCGGGATCATCATCACGATCTTGATTGCACTTGCGATCGCGATGATCACATTGCTCAAAGGCAAACTGTGGACCGGGCTGATCGGGTTGTTCTTCCCACCACTACTCATCGTCGGCGCAATCCGCCTCAGCCGGCCCGGTGCGCCGTGGGCTCGGTCACGATATCGCGACAAGCCGGCGAAGATGAGTCGAGCCATAGCCCGCGAACAACGTGTTCGGCAACCATTGATCCGGGCAAAAATTCGGCTCCAGGAAAGTGTGTCGGGAAGTTTCGGACTACCGGAAGCCGACCCCGTCAAGCTCGACGCCCTCAAGCCCGAACTCTCCCTGGCCTTGCCGCTCCAGCCGCCGATCGCGACTCCGATCGAGACTCCGAAATGGCGAATTTCCGACGCACTGCGGTGGCGTCGCACCCGCCGACGGCTTCGCACCGTCCCCGTCTGGCGACTGCCCGTCCTACTGGTGGTCGCGGCATTCTTTCTGGCGGACACGCTCATCGATGTCGACAGCACGTTGTTCGACGGCTTCGGTTCGGATTCCAATGAGTACGCCGTGGATCCGGGCGCCACCGCGACTCTGCTCAGTGTCATCGCCGGCGGAATGATCACCCTCACCGGTCTCGTGTTCACCGCGATCACCCTTGCCATGCAATTCGGGGCGTCGCAGATTTCAGTCCGGGTGGTCCCGCTACTCGCTCAGCAGCGAGTGATGCGCTGGTCGATCGGAATGTTCCTCGCGACGTTTGTCTACTCGATCATCGTCGCTCTCGATCTGGCACTCAACACGCAACATTCCGCTCCTCAGATTTCTACATACACAGCACTATTTCTCGCGATTGTCAGCGCAATACTCTTCATCGCACTGGTTGCCAAAGTCGGCTCGATCCTCAATTCGAGTCAACTTCTCCGGTGGATCGCGTCGGAAGGGCGACGCGCAATCGTTCGCGCGTACCCGCTCTACAACGAGTTCTCCACTGAGGCAACTTCCGGTCCGGCGCTTCAGGCCGCCGACACCCTGGTGCCCGTCGACGAATCACGCGAACTATTGGTGATTCGACTACGACATCTCTCGCCCGACGGACGCGTGCTGCTGGCAATCAACCTGCCGCGACTGCAACGACTTTCCTCCATCTGGGGCGTCAGCATCGAGGTCGTTCCCGGTATCGGCGAGTTCGTAGCCCAGAACGCTCCGATCTTCGAAGTTCGGGGAAATTCGTCGAACGTCCGTCCCGAATCACTGACGTCGTGCCTGCTCTTCGGTGACACACACAGCCCAGTAGCCGGCCCGGCAGCGGCCATCCAGTCCATCGTCGACATCTCCTTGAAGGCCCTGTCCCCTGCTATCAACGACCCGGGCCGAGCGGTCCAAGCCCTGGATTACATCGAGGACTTACTCGTTATCCTTGCGCCCCGGGTGCGCGCCGACACCGCGACGTCCACGTTGTCGAGGATCCGCGGGCAGCAGCGAACCTGGACGGACTACGTGTCCATCGCGACCGACGAGATCAGACACTTCAGTACCAACTCCGCTCAGGTGCAACGACGCCTACGCGCCGTCTTCACCACCTTGATCGCGGCCTGTCCCCCCGATCAACATGCACCGCTACTCGAGCGCCTCGACGCAATGGACCAGCAGTTGACCCGGGAGTGGACGGGAGACCTCGACATTCGCCTGGCCGGTGCCGCCGATCCCCAGGGCCTCGGTTCGGAGGCCGGTTCCAGCGGCCGAGTGCATCCACTGATCGTCGGCCGGCCGGACGCCCGGTAG
- the pepN gene encoding aminopeptidase N — MSTANLSRSEVAGRSSAVSVTGYRVELDLRSATDAAVPTFRSVTTVEMQSTTDSTWIDFIGAAVESVEVNGHRIPFEYDGARIQLIGVLGSSVVRVNALAEYSRSGEGLHRFVDDADGQTYLYTQYEPADARRVFACFEQPDMKAPFTFVVTAPQSWEVLSNQAPVQTDSSDTGSKTVEFAPTLPISTYITAIAAGPYHRVASQWSRGDLTVDLAVLCRASLAEYLDADDVFEVTRQGLDFYAEAFDYPYPFGKYDQIFVPEYNLGAMENPGLVTFTEAYVFRGKATDAQYQSRANTILHEMAHMWFGDLVTMVWWDDLWLKESFADFMGALVSVEATRFTDAWVAFAIKRKSWAYLQDQLPTTHPIVADIVDLEAAKLNFDGITYAKGASVLKQLVAFVGRDAFFEAARRYFRAHAFGNTRLVDFLDALSATSGRDMRDWARAWLQTTGVSTLTLESGELVQTDPRPHRLAVGVYDYNETGDLVRSDRVDIDFAAARTPIDLPAGRLILLNDDDLTYAKVRLDAASLETVDNSLDRIVDPLARGVVWSSLWNSVRDGELSVFRYLAMVERFGPTESDLAILSSVLTDAQYAIVHYVPEHLRPPAAAGWLATTWKTMFESEPESGRQLAWARACAAAAAIDDTYAEALRAILLGESPGPVGLALDPDLRWALWIALAATGFADPDDLDQELERDGTSAGKTAHARALASLPTADTKAKVWTATTTDRTLSNDYLDAMIGGFRAGADGTLIEGYAPDYFASLRAWWSERSIEIARRLVNGLFPASGDLEAVDRWLAKNEDAPASLRRLVLEKRDNLARDLRVQDANATV; from the coding sequence GTGAGCACCGCGAATTTGAGTCGAAGCGAAGTTGCCGGACGATCGTCTGCTGTATCGGTGACCGGGTATCGAGTGGAGTTGGATCTCCGGTCGGCGACGGATGCGGCTGTGCCGACCTTCAGGTCGGTCACCACAGTCGAAATGCAGTCGACAACAGACTCGACCTGGATCGATTTCATCGGTGCTGCAGTCGAATCCGTCGAGGTGAACGGCCATCGGATTCCATTCGAGTATGACGGCGCGCGGATCCAGTTGATCGGCGTGTTGGGGTCGAGCGTCGTTCGGGTGAATGCCCTTGCCGAGTACAGCCGTTCCGGCGAGGGTTTACACCGATTTGTCGACGACGCCGACGGGCAGACATACCTGTACACGCAGTACGAACCGGCGGATGCACGTCGTGTGTTTGCCTGCTTCGAGCAGCCGGACATGAAGGCGCCGTTCACTTTTGTGGTGACGGCTCCGCAGTCCTGGGAAGTGCTGTCGAACCAGGCTCCGGTGCAAACAGATTCGTCTGACACCGGCAGCAAGACTGTGGAATTTGCTCCGACACTGCCGATTTCGACGTACATCACAGCGATCGCTGCCGGTCCCTACCATCGGGTGGCATCGCAGTGGTCTCGTGGCGATCTCACCGTTGATCTGGCTGTGCTGTGCCGGGCTTCGCTGGCCGAGTACCTCGACGCCGACGACGTTTTCGAGGTGACCAGGCAAGGTCTCGATTTCTATGCCGAAGCTTTCGACTACCCGTACCCGTTCGGTAAGTACGACCAGATATTTGTTCCCGAATACAACCTCGGGGCAATGGAGAATCCAGGACTCGTCACATTCACCGAGGCCTACGTATTCCGGGGAAAAGCCACGGATGCGCAGTACCAGAGCCGTGCCAACACGATCCTGCACGAGATGGCACACATGTGGTTCGGCGACCTCGTGACGATGGTCTGGTGGGACGATCTGTGGCTCAAGGAGTCGTTCGCGGACTTCATGGGAGCGCTGGTCAGTGTGGAGGCCACAAGATTCACCGATGCTTGGGTGGCGTTCGCAATCAAGCGGAAATCCTGGGCCTACCTGCAGGATCAGCTGCCGACCACCCATCCGATTGTCGCCGATATCGTTGATCTCGAGGCTGCAAAACTGAACTTCGACGGCATTACGTACGCCAAGGGTGCAAGCGTCCTCAAACAATTGGTGGCGTTTGTCGGCCGCGACGCGTTCTTCGAGGCAGCGCGACGGTACTTCCGGGCTCACGCATTCGGAAACACTCGACTGGTCGATTTCCTCGACGCGTTGAGCGCTACCTCCGGCCGAGACATGCGCGATTGGGCGCGTGCGTGGTTGCAGACCACCGGTGTGTCCACGTTGACGTTGGAGAGCGGAGAGTTGGTGCAGACCGATCCGCGGCCTCACCGACTGGCAGTCGGTGTTTACGATTACAACGAGACCGGTGATCTGGTCCGCTCAGACCGGGTGGACATCGACTTCGCAGCCGCGCGGACACCGATCGATCTTCCGGCCGGACGGTTGATCCTGCTCAACGACGACGACCTGACGTACGCCAAAGTTCGACTCGATGCCGCGTCTCTCGAGACCGTCGACAACTCGCTCGACCGGATTGTCGATCCTCTGGCACGCGGAGTTGTGTGGTCGTCTCTGTGGAACTCGGTACGGGACGGCGAGTTGTCGGTGTTCCGCTACCTTGCGATGGTGGAACGGTTCGGCCCCACAGAGTCCGACCTCGCCATTCTCAGCTCCGTACTGACCGACGCGCAGTACGCGATCGTTCACTACGTTCCAGAGCACCTTCGCCCGCCCGCTGCAGCGGGTTGGTTGGCGACTACCTGGAAGACCATGTTCGAGAGCGAGCCGGAATCCGGCCGTCAGCTGGCCTGGGCTCGCGCGTGCGCGGCCGCCGCCGCAATCGACGACACCTACGCCGAAGCACTTCGAGCGATACTGCTCGGCGAGAGCCCGGGTCCGGTCGGATTAGCCCTCGATCCTGACCTCCGCTGGGCGCTGTGGATTGCGTTGGCTGCCACCGGTTTTGCCGATCCCGATGATCTCGATCAGGAATTGGAACGTGATGGCACCTCAGCCGGAAAAACTGCGCATGCCCGCGCTCTCGCATCTCTACCGACGGCGGACACGAAGGCAAAAGTGTGGACGGCCACAACAACTGACCGAACACTCTCGAACGATTACCTCGACGCAATGATCGGCGGCTTCCGGGCCGGCGCAGACGGGACGCTGATCGAGGGCTATGCACCCGACTATTTTGCGTCGTTGCGGGCATGGTGGTCCGAGCGCAGTATCGAGATAGCCCGGCGACTCGTCAACGGTTTGTTCCCGGCTTCCGGGGACCTGGAGGCAGTCGATCGGTGGCTAGCGAAGAACGAGGATGCTCCGGCGTCGTTGCGCCGGTTGGTGCTCGAGAAGCGAGACAACCTGGCCCGTGATCTCCGGGTCCAGGATGCCAACGCAACGGTGTGA